From the Oryza glaberrima chromosome 5, OglaRS2, whole genome shotgun sequence genome, one window contains:
- the LOC127773035 gene encoding GDSL esterase/lipase At2g31550-like: protein MAPSLATVVAIFLAAILLSSPPPCAAASSAPAPAAAGHGVPAVFAFGDSTLDPGNNNRLATLVRADHAPYGRDFPGGAATGRFTDGKLITDYIVSSLGIKDLLPAYHSSGLAVADASTGVSFASGGSGLDDLTANNALVSTFGSQLNDFQELLGHIDSPKSDEIAGKSLYVISAGTNDVTMYYLLPFRATNFPTVDQYGDYLIGLLQSNLNSLYKMGARKMMVAGLPPLGCLPVQKSLRGAGSGGCVTEQNEAAERYNAALQKALSKLEADSPGAKIAYVDIYTPLKDMAENPKKYGFTQASLGCCGTGMMEMGALCTSALPQCQSPSQYMFFDSVHPTQATYKALADEIVKSHVPQLMQ from the exons ATGGCGCCGTCGCTAGCCACCGTCGTTGCGatcttcctcgccgccatcctcctctcgtcgccaccaccctgcgccgccgcttcgTCCGCGCCAGCGCCGGCTGCGGCCGGGCATGGCGTCCCGGCGGTGTTCGCGTTCGGCGACTCGACGCTGGACCCGGGCAACAACAACCGCCTCGCCACGCTGGTGCGCGCCGACCACGCGCCCTACGGCCGCGACTtccccggcggcgcggccacggGCCGGTTCACCGACGGCAAGCTCATCACCGACTACATCGTCTCGTCGCTCGGCATCAAGGACCTCCTCCCGGCGTACCACTCcagcggcctcgccgtcgccgacgcctccACCGGCGTCAGCTTCGCGTCGGGCGGCTCCGGCCTCGACGACCTGACCGCGAACAACGCCCTGGTGTCCACGTTCGGCTCGCAGCTCAACGACTTCCAGGAGCTCCTCGGACACATTGACTCGCCCAAGTCCGACGAGATCGCCGGCAAGTCCCTGTACGTGATCTCCGCCGGCACCAACGACGTCACCATGTACTACCTCCTGCCGTTCCGCGCCACGAACTTCCCCACCGTCGACCAGTACGGCGACTACCTCATCGGCCTTCTCCAGTCCAACCTCAAC AGCCTGTACAAGATGGGGGCTCGGAAGATGATGGTGGCCGGGTTGCCGCCGTTGGGCTGCCTCCCGGTGCAGAAGAGCCTCCGCGGGGCGGGTTCCGGAGGCTGCGTCACGGAGCAGAacgaggcggcggagcggtACAACGCCGCGCTCCAGAAGGCACTCTCCAAGCTGGAGGCCGACTCACCCGGCGCCAAGATCGCCTACGTCGACATCTACACCCCTCTCAAGGACATGGCCGAGAACCCCAAGAAATACG GTTTCACCCAGGCGAGCCTCGGCTGCTGCGGGACGGGGATGATGGAGATGGGGGCGCTCTGCACCAGCGCGCTGCCGCAGTGCCAGTCGCCGTCGCAGTACATGTTCTTCGACTCCGTGCACCCGACGCAGGCCACCTACAAGGCTCTCGCCGATGAGATCGTCAAGTCGCACGTGCCGCAGCTCATGCAGTAA